A genomic region of Colletotrichum destructivum chromosome 5, complete sequence contains the following coding sequences:
- a CDS encoding Putative P-loop containing nucleoside triphosphate hydrolase produces MANDVFPASQAGSHFPLEPVSAAVLCRRETTRRDAIRERGAVRVGCRELDEEVLLTGGFERGNVVGISSESEQMGLLMSLQTLANTLCDQGGGVGTVGASTKMRASAMIVTTQPPAAILPALRDAIRAELGVQGIAEAEVKGLLKNCLERVSVSRVFDLEGLWEVLGDLDIPPASSGAEAPSVPEQRQQQQPDEKKQIREAVHVPEPSTESPMPSAPEELPERIVLPELKPPRPTRTEIADSDAEDFLSSASSSSELSPPPSSIRSPTPYMEVESPRQTTSQENILEVIQEVEQERVQEELQEKPLEQNKSHPRGEEPNEPDLPDIILITHFHSLMTALFTHRNRQSAHASLQLLSSHLRYLARSLPSSPLIMLLNSTSSPKETSKSANLQDSSAQPMPPPPPPNYGGNAGGSGNKPLDPTLRSIFNLPPLNVAGYYGGSQAASRRNKPTFGLVFSQLLDLHLLCTRVPRDREDSEKLYASAPERGPGGGGREDATEVPGAVRYVWVIEVLLDENGVWEGGSSAGAVGKARRGREQRWAAVDVRGGRVVDAFETVVERVAEVRVVGGFGGPRV; encoded by the exons ATGGCTAACGACGTCTTTCCGGCGTCGCAGGCGGGCTCGCATTTTCCGCTAGAGCCGGTATCCGCCGCAGTGCTGTGCCGTCGGGAGACGACGCGGCGGGATGCGATAAGAGAGAGGGGCGCCGTGAGGGTCGGGTGCCGGGAgttggacgaggaggtcctcCTCACGGGCGGTTTCGAGAGGGGCAACGTGGTCGGTATCAGTTCCGAGAGCGAGCAGATGGGACTCTTG ATGTCTTTGCAGACATTGGCGAACACGCTTTGTGatcaaggcggcggcgttggcacTGTGGGAGCAAGCACGAAGATGAGGGCGAGTGCGATGATTGTCactacgcagccacctgcTGCCATCCTCCCGGCGCTGAGGGATGCAATTAGGGCCGAGCTCGGTGTGCAAGGGatcgccgaggcggaggtGAAGGGCTTGCTGAAGAACTGCCTGGAGAGAGTGTCGGTGTCGAGGGTGTTCGACCTGGAGGGGCTATGGGAGGTCTTGGGGGATCTGGATATCCCTCCCGCGAGCTCGGGTGCGGAGGCACCGTCTGTCCCCGAGcagcggcaacagcagcagccggatGAAAAGAAGCAAATAAGAGAGGCGGTTCACGTCCCAGAACCCTCGACGGAGTCTCCAATgccatcggcgccggaggAACTGCCGGAGAGAATCGTGCTACCGGAGCTGAAACCGCCAAGGCCTACCAGGACGGAGATCGCCGACAGCGACGCAGAGGATTTCTTGTCGTCCGCATCGTCATCGAGCGagttgtcgccgccgccttcctcgaTCCGGTCTCCGACGCCGTACATGGAAGTGGAGTCTCCCAGACAGACGACCTCACAAGAGAACATCCTGGAAGTGATCCAAGAAGTAGAACAAGAGCGGGTTCAAGAGGAGCTTCAAGAGAAACCCCTAGAGCAGAACAAGAGCCACCCCCGAGGGGAGGAGCCGAACGAACCAGATCTACCTGACATTATCCTCATCACGCACTTCCACAGCCTCATGACGGCCCTTTTCACGCACCGCAACCGGCAATCCGCGCATGCCTCGTTGCAGCTCCTCTCCTCACACCTGCGGTACCTGGCGCGGAGCCTCCCGAGCAGCCCGTTGATCATGCTTCTCAACAGCACGAGCTCGCCAAAAGAGACGTCGAAGTCTGCGAATCTTCAGGACAGTTCTGCGcagccgatgccgccgccaccgcctccgaACTACGGCGGAAATGCCGGTGGCAGTGGTAACAAGCCGCTTGATCCGACCCTCCGGTCGATATTCAACCTGCCACCACTGAACGTGGCGGGCTACTACGGCGGCAGCCAGGCGGCATCGCGACGGAATAAGCCGACGTTCGGGCTGGTGTTTTCGCAGCTTTTGGACCTGCATCTCCTGTGCACGAGGGTCCCGAGGGATAGAGAGGATTCCGAGAAGCTGTATGCTTCCGCGCCTGAACGTGGGccaggcggcggtggcagagAAGATGCTACCGAGGTCCCGGGAGCCGTGAGGTATGTTTGGGTTATCGAggtccttctcgacgagaacggcgtcTGGGAAGGGGGCAGCTCTGCCGGTGCTGTTGGCAAGGCAaggcgggggagggagcaGAGGTGGGCGGCTGTCGATGTCAGAGGCGGAAGGGTGGTTGACGCATTCGAGACTGTCGTGGAGAGGGTCGCGGAGGTGAGGGTTGTTGGTGGGTTTGGAGGGCCCCGGGTCTGA
- a CDS encoding Putative FAS1 domain-containing protein, translating to MKPSRLLPIAAVAASAAEATVLPEDSVQQQAPIQMDVKGSEGLIWEGLPTRDSVSGAVLGAIGAGTRLGRWAVGYSDREGAVEIKTTIDAPQHAGNVPRPDQTGETDEPTNMSVIDIIRQSDRATYFSKLLESYDKLRRMLEDESREFTVFVPTDEAFQALEGFERSGGALLGEMLEYHAVEGRHTADELGRVGTLATVFEEGELGGRRQRLRIGVGLLGLEVNFYGRVVGQSKEGSDGMVHYLDGVLVPLPRCATLAEALPRRLGTFSRALGRTGLGMEGESRRGGGVTLFAPSDEAWEETLSGEGRRFLFSGEGAAWLRALMRYHVVEGAVYMGGGVRGEDGRGSREVRNLLGDKVSVEVDGPEGAGVVRVDGVSVSVRDVPARDGVLHVLDGVLLPPVPGAETGVVSGGRGRVSVEGLKARLGRFVEEADGVESEEL from the exons ATGAAGCCGAGTCGTCTTTTGCCCATCGCGGCTGTGGCTGCTTCGGCAGCCGAAGCAACCGTGCTGCCCGAGGATTCGGTTCAGCAGCAGGCGCCAATCCAGATGGACGTAAAGGGCTCGGAAGGTTTGATCTGGGAAGGGTTGCCGACGCGGGACTCTGTCAGCGGGGCCGTGCTAGGTGCTATCGGTGCCGGGACACGGCTGGGCAGATGGGCAGTGGGATACTCTGACCGCGAGGGGGCGGTGGAGATCAAAACTACGATCGATGCTCCACAGCACGCCGGTAATGTCCCGAGGCCGGATCAAACGGGAGAAACGGACGAGCCGACAAACATGAGCGTCATCGATATCATCCGGCAGAGCGACCGAGCGACATACTTTTCCAAGCTTTTGGAGTCGTACGACAAGCTCCGGAGgatgctcgaggacgagagccGGGAGTTCACCGTCTTTGTGCCCACCGACGAGGCATTCCAGGCGCTCGAGGGGTTCGAGAGGAGTGGGGGCGCGCTGCTGGGGGAGATGCTCGAGTaccacgccgtcgagggccggcataccgccgacgagctcggcaGGGTGGGAACCCTTGCGACGGTCTTCGAAgagggcgagctcggcggccggcggcagaGGTTGAGGATTGGGGTCGGGTTGCTGGGGCTCGAGGTGAACTTTTACGGCCGGGTTGTTGGTCAATCT AAAGAAGGGAGTGACGGGATGGTGCACTACCTCGACGGAGTCCTCGTACCGCTGCCACGGTGCGCCACGCTCGCCGAGGCGTTGCCGAGGCGGCTGGGAACGTTTTCGCGGGCGCTGGGGAGGACCGGGTTGGGCATGGAGGGTGAgtcgcggcgcggcggcggcgtgacGCTTTTTGCGCCGTCGGATGAGGCGTGGGAGGAGACACTGAGCGGCGAGGGCCGGCGGTTCCTGTTTtccggggagggggcggcgtGGCTGCGGGCCCTGATGAGGTAtcacgtcgtcgagggggcggTGTACATGGGCGGGGGTGTCAGGGGAGAGGATGGAAGGGGCAGCAGGGAGGTCCGGAATCTGCTGGGGGACAAAGTCTCGGTGGAGGTTGATGGGCCGGAGGGGGCGGGTGTGGTGCGGGTGGACGGGGTGTCGGTCTCAGTGAGGGACGTGCCGGCGCGGGACGGGGTTCTGCACGTCCTGGACGGCGTGCTTCTCccgccggtgccgggggCAGAGACCGGGGTGGTGAGCGGGGGCCGCGGTCGGGTCAGCGTCGAGGGGCTCAAGGCGCGGCTGGGCCGGTTCGTGGAAGAGGCGGACGGAGTCGAGAGCGAGGAGCTGTAG